A single genomic interval of Pyrus communis chromosome 5, drPyrComm1.1, whole genome shotgun sequence harbors:
- the LOC137733545 gene encoding uncharacterized protein, translating to MAEEHQSPSEASNISGATDGTPPPKKDSPPPPPPPDLPDQKMKMKMKEKIIIDDSDDDQPQPKLKKPSAAAGSSSSLTPSSRALLHLKLSNNDPGHALGSSKELVLFNPLNQDSSLNPEGLELLSQHNEPRNESPRGGDGRKPRTRAFTCNFCKRDFSTSQALGGHQNAHKQERALAKRRQGGIGMDNLFGHSYRYHSPYLSITQHPLYGSYGRSLGVRMDSMIHKPSYPWSASTFGFGRFGHGIGAGSWSSSRPGGLMNNFQSSIDRLNLHGLHANTTQTLGLPGTSSASRFDQEIGSSRNFGGSNFGINRPIIAGDVLHHEPLEPDTDASGLDLSLKL from the coding sequence ATGGCTGAAGAACATCAAAGCCCTTCCGAAGCCTCTAACATCTCAGGGGCCACAGATGGCACTCCACCACCCAAAAAAGATAGccctcctcctccccctcctcctgaCCTTCCTGACCAAAAAATGAagatgaaaatgaaagaaaaaatcaTCATCGATGATTCTGATGATGACCAACCCCAACCCAAACTCAAAAAGCCATCCGCGGCAGCCGGATCATCCTCATCACTGACACCGAGTTCACGTGCCTTGCTTCATCTGAAGCTTTCCAACAACGACCCTGGTCATGCGTTAGGGTCGTCGAAGGAACTCGTTCTGTTCAACCCTCTGAACCAGGATTCATCATTGAACCCAGAGGGATTAGAGTTATTGTCTCAACACAACGAGCCAAGAAACGAGAGCCCGCGTGGTGGTGATGGGAGAAAACCCCGAACTAGGGCTTTCACATGCAACTTTTGCAAGAGAGATTTCTCTACTTCCCAAGCATTGGGAGGTCATCAAAACGCTCACAAACAAGAGCGTGCCTTGGCCAAAAGGCGTCAAGGAGGAATAGGAATGGACAATCTCTTTGGACATTCCTATCGTTATCATAGTCCATATTTAAGTATCACTCAACACCCTCTCTATGGATCTTATGGTAGATCTCTTGGGGTTAGGATGGACTCCATGATTCACAAGCCTTCTTATCCATGGTCTGCCTCGACATTCGGGTTCGGGCGCTTTGGCCATGGTATTGGTGCTGGGAGTTGGTCATCATCAAGGCCAGGAGGCCTCATGAATAACTTTCAATCTTCCATTGATAGGCTCAACCTTCATGGCCTTCATGCTAATACTACTCAAACATTAGGGCTTCCAGGAACCAGCAGTGCTTCAAGGTTTGATCAGGAAATTGGTTCTTCTCGCAACTTTGGTGGTTCAAACTTCGGAATCAACAGGCCAATCATTGCTGGTGATGTTCTCCACCATGAGCCTCTGGAACCCGATACAGATGCTTCTGGACTCGATTTGTCTCTTAAGCTTTaa
- the LOC137733505 gene encoding uncharacterized protein, with amino-acid sequence MRKKLDTRFPAARIKKIMQADEDVGKIALAVPVLVSKALELFLQDLCDRTYEITLQRGAKTMNAVHLKHCVQSYNVFDFLRDIVSRVPDYTHGHSDAAADDRTLSKRRKPPGDEGIDSDEELKRSKMLEIKNSSSSGRGRGRGRGRGRGRGRTTERDTSHHETESDPCTSLRQITEPNPNPGMVVDDVSESKDILKENVIAPDESDPAVRNFDLNADVNDTDDTKAAATAAQASATAVQASATAAQASATAAQASATAAQASATAAQASATAVQASSTAAQAAPTAAPAAPTASQAAPTAAQASSAGPISEPKHEEYPGWSLSDVDGMAIDPIQLANLSRRLDEDEEDYDEEG; translated from the exons ATGAGGAAGAAGCTCGATACCCGTTTTCCTGCT GCCCGGATTAAAAAGATTATGCAAGCTGATGAAGATGTTGGGAAGATAGCATTAGCAGTGCCTGTTTTAGTGT CTAAAGCGTTGGAGCTATTTTTGCAAGACCTTTGTGACCGTACCTATGAGATAACCCTGCAAAGAGGAGCTAAAACCATGAATGCAGTGCATCT AAAGCACTGTGTACAGAGCtataatgtgtttgattttcTGAGGGACATCGTCAGCAGAGTTCCTGACTATACTCATGGTCATTCTGATGCTGCTGCCGATGACCGAACCCTTTCAAAAAGAAG AAAACCACCAGGTGATGAAGGCATTGACAGTGAtgaagaattgaagaggagCAAGATG CTTGAGATAAAAAATAGCAGTAGCAGCGGCAGAGGAAGAGGTCGGGGTCGGGGTCGAGGCCGTGGACGTGGTCGGACCACTGAAAGAGACACTTCGCACCATGAGACTGAATCTGATCCGTGCACATCTCTTCGGCAGATCACTGAACCTAATCCTAACCCTGGAATGGTGGTGGATGATGTTTCCGAGTCAAAGGATATATTGAAAGAAAATGTCATTGCCCCTGATGAATCTGATCCAGCAGTTAGAAACTTTGATCTGAATGCTGATGTTAATGATACTGATGACACAAAAGCTGCCGCAACAGCAGCCCAAGCTTCTGCAACAGCAGTCCAAGCTTCCGCAACAGCGGCCCAAGCTTCCGCAACAGCAGCCCAGGCTTCCGCAACAGCAGCCCAGGCTTCCGCAACAGCAGCCCAAGCTTCTGCAACAGCAGTCCAAGCTTCCTCAACAGCAGCCCAAGCTGCCCCAACAGCAGCCCCAGCTGCCCCAACGGCATCCCAAGCTGCCCCAACGGCAGCTCAAGCCTCATCAGCTGGACCTATCTCCGAGCCTAAACATGAAGAATATCCTGGGTGGTCTCTCTCTGATGTGGATGGAATGGCCATTGATCCTATTCAACTTGCAAATCTCAGCAGAAGGCTAGACGAGGATGAGGAAGATTATGACGAAGAGGGCTAA